CAGCACCAGCACTTCCCAGTCGCAGCAGAAGAGCCTCTTACAGCAGCTCCTGACTGAGTGaccctaacacacacaaacccacacaaccacacacctGTGTTGATGTCCCCAACAACGTCAGAGTTTCTATTCGTCACCTTCCGGTTTCTGTCTGGGGAATACCTGCTGGGCTCAGGATCTGTGGGCCCAGGCTGATGGCATTTTGCAGCCTGTTGGACTGCTGAAGCAGTGCTCATTCCTGGTCACCTACTTTTCAGTCTGCTTCCTCAATAGGGGTCAAAACAAGTGAATACAAAGATTCCAGAAATTTGCCAAGTTTCTGTAAAAGGACCTGCTGCTTTCTCGCCAGCTGACATCAATAACTGGGCCATCGTCACAGTGCTTCATGGAAACCGGGGTAGGAATATGCCATGGTTTTGCTGCAGCGATCCACGTGAGCCTCGGTGAACAGGACAACACTTGGGAGTGTTAAGGTTCTTGCCGCACTGGACAGCTCAGTTTCAGCTGGACCTGTGACTGAGAAGCTCTCCTCAGATGATGAGGGAGAGTTTCCcaacattttgttttctctctctctcactctctctctctctctctgtttcctgatcagttttattaatttctttcatcgCCTGCTTTGTCAGAACAAGCATTGCCAGGTTGGGAGAAGAGAAACATCTCACATCTGCTACAAGCTTTCCTGGGAGAACTCGTTTTAAAATGgcagacatttttaaaataaataaacgtcctACACGTCCCCACCGCTCAGCAGCTGTGAATACGAGCCACTTAGGGTCGCATCAGCCTATCAGTGTTGTTTGCCATGTGTATTGTGCAGGTTGGTATTAATGTACAGCACAAAAGCGGACAAAGGTCAGGACAAGCTCACACGTTCTAATTtcgttctggaaaaaaaaaacattgtcgaATCACTCTACAACCAACATTCGAATACGTCGACATGGGTTTCAAAACtggctctctttttttattatagctttgaaaatgtttttttttttattttattttaagaagaATAATGTTTCAAATCAAGAAATTGTATGTACTAAAGTAACACAGCTGAATATCACctggggaggaggaggtgtcTAGCTCTGGAGTTGATCATGAAGGAAAGGGAAAGGCGAGGTTTTtgctaaattaaatatatataaatatataaataattattttctgATTGATATTGGtatgctttttgttttctggcacccctgtgtgtgtgtgtgtgtgtgtgtgtgtgtgtgtgtgtgtgtgtgtgtgtgtgtttatagtatGTTAAAATCCCCAAATTCTATTGTATAGATGTATGCATGATGATAACATAATGAAGCTTAAATGATCTAAACTGATTTGGATGACTCCTCATTCAGTGGAGTTGTTCACTATTTGCTTTGTGTTCATAGACAGTTTAGAAATCCCAAGTTGTTTATTTCTGGCTCTGTAAAGGACAAGGATGAGGCGTtgtgtctttgtctctgtctctctcatgcgtacacacacacacacacacacacacacacctccagcaTCCTCCTTTGACTGCTCATGTGACTACTGTTTGCCCAGTCAGACACTGTTCTTCATCAGCATTGTCCTCATCTCGTTCCTCATTCGCTTCCTCCTCTCATCCTCCCTGATGTTTTTTAGACTCCTTATTAATTACACTGACAGCATTCTATGATCGCAAGCATGCAATAGTGAATCAGGCAGCGATAAAAAGGGTTtatcacacacatttatttatatatatatatatatatatatatatatatatatatatatatatatatattacacacacacatatatatatatatatatatatatatatatatatatatatatattatatattacacacacacacacacacacacacacatatatatatatatctcagataTGGTCCAAATTTGTCTTGCCATGTACATACATAAAAAggtatttctctctcacacacacaaaaaaagtgcatgaccATCTCTACCACCCCAACTTGCTGACTCCTCATCCTACACAAAATAATGTTCTAtgatttatgtttttgtgtgtgctgtgtatttCAAAGAAaggctcattattattattattattagctcaATCCCACACCAAGATGAACCGCAGAAACAGCGAGGCCTTTCCTGAGCCACTTTTTTgatataaatgtacatacacaTTACAAACGGATTAAACAGGTTTACTGTACATTTGAACATTAGTGCTTTAGATTTAAAGTCCCAAGAATTGGTTGAATGTACAGAATGAACGTGAAAAGGTGATTAGGAGCAACCTGTACTCTGATAGTAGTTCCTGATTCAGACAGCTATTCCTTTCCTGTATAATGAAGTCTTTAGATCACTTACGTGCCAGTTAACCaggtacttttttatttatttattatttgttttaccCTTTTAACAAATCCCTGTTCACACCGTTTCACCTGAGATGCCAAATCTACCACATTAGAAAGCAGTGCCTATTAACCACGGCTTACTCTTCTGTAATAAATGGCTCTTGGTCAGTTCCACTCCAAGGTACAATGGTTTATCGTGTaaatagacaaacagacaaatgtGAATATGTATCTGTTCTATCTTGAGTCGACAATATTGTAGTGCTCCAAGTTTGTGGTAATAACTACTTTCTtccatttattttcttgttttgtttggggATGTGTATGACTGTCTGAAAGTGTGgttaatactgtatatcagatgttttaaaatggaatggaaatgtcctgattcccccccccccctatttTCtgagttgttttattattatttttttaaacacatataCCTGCATCTTTCCTTTGGGTGTTCAGATCTTTTATGTGAGAATGGTTTTTTAGCGACTGCTGAATGTGACTTTACTGAGAGAGAAGCAGCATGGTCTGGCTTTTGTACgggttaatttaaaaaaaaaaaagaaaaaagaaaaaaaaagtttttaaaaaaaaaaggccatattatttaatttttctttccATCAAAAACGTTTAAACAGCTCTGAGGAAGTGGAACCTTGGTTTGAGATGAACGGTGCTCAGATTTCTTTTGCCACGAGtttctttttaatgattttttccccccaaggaATAATGACCAAAGCTTTGAGTATCAACAAAATAATCTTATATGCAAAGGATCATGCAATTGGATAGAATTCATGTAGCATTGTTTCTCTTCACTAGATGTCACATCACATACTTTAGCAGGGTTTATTAGTAACACTACcattctgttttctgttttgtttttcttagtaGAGTTATATCCATATAGAAGTTTTCCAACCCTGTCGTACTCGCACGTCACAGAAACGCTTCTTTCATTTCGAGGACGATGCTTAATCACTGTTTTCAGGAATAGAAATTATGTACTACAGCTAGCTATGCACCTTAAATGAGACCCAATTCTCATTTCTGATCATGTTTCAAATtatggtttgtttggttttttttgtttgtttttttttgtttgtttttgttttcagctCACGGAAATACCTGATCAGATTTatggtttaaaatgtaaaaaaaaaaaaaaaaaaaaaacaacaaaaaaaaaaccccaaaaaaaatagTAATCCATACTGATGCAAGTATTCTTAAATCTCAGACTTTATTTAACTAAATTCTTTATACCAAAACAGAGGTGCCTGTTGTATATATTTTCTGCATCGAGGGACTGCTCCTCTtgtttgtggattttttcttgttgttgatgAAGATTTTCTTATATCGAcctttgtaataataattataagaagACGACGACGTGTTTGCTGtactttacatgtttttttttttactctgggggaaaaaacaaaaacaaaacgttcCAGGAATTTGCAAGGAATACAATCTAGTTTTTGCACTTTATAATCCAACTTAAAGGAAAAGAGGCCATCgttaagaaacaaacaaagaaaaaaaaaaaaaacccaagtcACAGAGCTTTGACGTTAGTAACTACGAATGTCCCCTGAATGTACTGGAGTTCAGCGTCCTTTTGCTTTTTTGATGTCAAACTTGGAACTTTCTCAGGTTCTTCAGAGAGAACTTGGCAGTAGCGCTTCATCCTTACCCCATCTTCATCATGAGCGAGCGAGCAGGGTCACTTGCTACGTTTTCATCTCGCAATTGCTGCACGTTTATTCAAACTATGCCAATGTTCTTCAGGTGCTCTGCTTCTCCCTTTCCCCTCTCACACGCTTACATTCATACCTTTCACTTCTGAAGACATTCCTCAGACATCTATGCTTTTAACGTCTCATCATACTGAGATGTGATCCAGACCCGTACCGTGCCAAGCTGTTATAGCCCGTCGTCGCTGTCATCGTGTAAAACCTCTTTCGTCCAGTGCGCATCTCCTCCGCCTTGTTTCTCTGCTCTACTGTATCACTTTGTCGGCGCTGCTGTTTGCGAGATCTTTTTGCTGCCTTATTAATGTGGAAATTGGTTGCAGTGGCGCATAAACTCTGCTGAAACTCGGCACCCGGTAGCTCGAGGCAAGGTTCCACTTTTCAGCtgtataaattaatataaataagtataaatctatataactatatacattttattcattttgtccaGTTTGTATAATACTTGTGAAATCTTTTTCCCCTCAAGAGGCATCACTGCAGCTGTGTTGGGACATTACGAATGAGCATGTGTCCGGGAGAATTCTGCATGttagcatgattttttttttttcctgtttttttgttagttttttctttccttctggaaaaaaaaaaaaatacctttctTAGAACGTTGTAGACAATCAGTCACATGCTGGGTCCAGCAGCTGCAGGTTTGTCCTGTGGGCTGCAAAACTgtcgtcgttgttgtttttgttgtttatttcctCATCTACTTCAGTCTTATTTCTCTTGTCCATTTCATGGAAAATATGTGGCTGCTcaaactgaaatagttcaagtTTACACATgtatgcatgcatacacacatacataaacacacacacacacacacacacacctcttgtGCATATGGTCCCTTCTGTTGCTTGTCTAAGGTGATGATGCAGACCTTGAAGGAAGTGATGCTTTGACTAACAAATCTCTGTAACATCCATGAATGTGAGAATGCAACACATTGCAATAAAAGCACCATGTAAAAGTGTCACATTCTGATCCTGTCCTCCTTCATATCACTcagtatgtttatttttcttttttaaaaaaaaaaaaaaaaaaaaaaaacctgtctcCACCAGGAACACACAGGAAACACAAGCTTGGACAGGAAGTCTAAAACGTTTTCCTCGTTCATTCATAACTCTGGACCTGGTGTTTTTGTGCTACACATGTCTGCAGTATGTATTCAAACCAACATACAGtgagataaaaatatttttttattaatgttctgTACAtctgtaaagaaatgaaaccacGTCCCTTCCACTCATTTAAAAAGCTTGAACTTTTTCAGAAAGTGCTGTACGGTTTCCTTCGGGTAAGGCTTCAGGGCCAGGCAGGTGGGAAAGTTCTCCGGCTGCTCCGTCCACAGCTTGTGCGCAACACCATTTTCACTGAGCGTTGTGGATAAATGGGTCAGACTCGCTTCATCGGCTGCCTAAACCACCAAACAGGGCTTgtgaatgaaatgttacagaatgtTGTTTACTGATGTTGATTAACATCAGCACTGCTGTGCTGTTTGCTCATTTTATTATCAGCATGCAACAATGCAGAGTAGATCTGCCTTCACTGTCTCACGAAATTACACACTTTGTGTGTTGGtgcacaaatataaataagaaaaagaaaaataccagattttgagaataaagtcataatCCTACGACACAACTGTGCATATCAGTCATTTTAATCACAGTAATGTGTAAGTAGCGATTCTAAGGTCTATATAACTGAAATATACTGATAAACAGCAGCAACATTTACACTCAACACAACCTATACTcatcatccactttattagaaacaccggaacatttatgcagttatgtaatcagccaatcacgtggcagcagcacagtgcataaaaataattcaaatacaggtcaagagcttcatgttcacatcaaacatcagaatgaagaaaaagagcaATCTCTGTGACTAGATGGTACCACATGGGCTGgattgagcatttcagaaactgctgatctcctgggattttcacacacaacagtcactagaatttacacagaatggtgcaggggaaaaaataacCTGTGAGCGTCCTGGAGGGTCTctaggctgaaacaccttgctgatgagagaaatATGAGGACAAAtatcagactggtctgagccGAGAGGACTTCTATAAGTAATACATATGatcactttttacaactgtggtgagcagaaaacatCTCAGCATACACAAAACtgcgaaccttgaggtggatgagctacaacagcagaagggcACATgaggtttcactcctgtcatcCAAGAAAAGGAATCTGAGCTTATCATGGGCATAGACTCACTGAAGACTAAAAAGACCAagtggtttttgttttctaatcttcagctgtccagtttgggtgagtctgtgcccatgatgaCCGGCGTGGAACCTgaagtggtcttctgctgttgtagctcatccaccaacaaccatgccacagagatcagactttttcttcattctgatcaACATCATGTGacttgatgtgaacattaactgaagcttttgacatgtatctgtatgatttaaaataaataattatacattgtactgcagccacatgattggctgattagagaaCTGCAtgagtgtacaggtgttcctaataaagtggatggtgagtgtatattcagAGGGAATAAAATCACTGCTCTCCATGATGATCATCGGGCTCTGATACCTGCAGTAAGCTCCTTATCTGAATGGAGAAGTggagtttatttaaaaaggagAGACTGTCTAATCTTACCACACTACTTCCAGTGTTAGCTAAGGTTATACAGTAGTAAATTATTATGAAATTTGGCTAGTGTTAGCTGCTTTGGTTAATGCCATCACTTTGTTTACTCATGCTGGTTTGCTATTTATAATATCAGTATAATGAGCTAGTTCAGACATCAAAAGGTCCAAAACTGTCAAATCACCTCATCAACCACACCGTTTTATTTACCACCaaataactaatatatatatatatatattggaggAGATATCAGGGTGAACTGAGCTTGTTAAAATGACGGAACACTACGTAGTTGAGATGTAACTTTAAAATGAAACTTTGGCTCCTTTCATTTTCACTAGCATGGGAGTGGGCGGGGTTAAAAGCTGTACTGCAGGCAGCCACAAGGGGGCGACAGAAACATTTTAGCTTCACTTTTATTATAACCcgttttgttattgtattatgACTTTATTTTCCCTCGAAATCTTGTATTTCTCAAACAGTAGCCCTAAAACaacatttacataataataataataataataatagcagctCACACACCTGCAGCACCACTTTGTGCATGTTGTCCAGGTCAGACAGGTATTCCTGCGTGTCCGGGTCGCTGTAGTTCAAGTGAATGGCGGCGGTAGCTGCGTGACAGGCCTGCGTGATAACCGCTCCTAAAGGCCACGACAAGGCACGTATCAAATCCGACCGAACTACAACATACTGCACCAGGCGCTTAGAGGTACCGCCGCTACTCGGAGCCGCCATTTTGGTAGAGTGCCGGAAATGACGCGCTGGCCGTGCTGTTTAGCTTCCGAGTTGCACTCCAACATGATACAAAAATGTACAGATTTATACACAGAACCAGCAGAGTCTacagaacatccatccattcataaaaaaaaaaaagtcgtctttgctttttttattgaCAATGTTCTCCAAAACAGGTGATGTAGTCCTGCTCTCCTGGAGGAAATGAGTGAAATTTGGCTTGGACCCT
This genomic interval from Ictalurus furcatus strain D&B chromosome 2, Billie_1.0, whole genome shotgun sequence contains the following:
- the ptrhd1 gene encoding putative peptidyl-tRNA hydrolase PTRHD1, whose translation is MAAPSSGGTSKRLVQYVVVRSDLIRALSWPLGAVITQACHAATAAIHLNYSDPDTQEYLSDLDNMHKVVLQAADEASLTHLSTTLSENGVAHKLWTEQPENFPTCLALKPYPKETVQHFLKKFKLFK